ACCGTGCGGCCGCCTTCGCGGATGGCGAAGCGCAGCTTCTCTTCCATGGCGATGGGGGTGATCAGCTCGACGTTCAGCTCGGCGTTGTCGCCGGGCATGATCATCTCGACGCCTTCCTTCAGGTGCACGATGCCGGTCACGTCCGTGGTGCGGAAGTAGAACTGCGGACGGTAGTTGGTGAAGAACGGCGTGTGACGGCCGCCCTCTTCCTTGGTCAGGATGTAGGCCTCGGCCAGGAATTTGGTGTGCGGGGTGATCGAGCCCGGCTTGCACAGCACCTGGCCGCGCTCGACGTCCTCGCGCTTGGTGCCGCGCAGCAGCACGCCGACATTGTCGCCCGCCTGGCCCTGGTCGAGCAGCTTGCGGAACATCTCGACGCCCGTGCAGGTCGTCTTCTGCACCGGACGGATGCCGACGATCTCGACCTCCTCGCCGACCTTGACGATGCCGCGCTCGACGCGACCGGTCACCACCGTGCCGCGGCCCGAGATCGAGAACACGTCTTCCACCGGCATCAGGAACGGCAGGTCCACCGGACGCTCCGGCTGCGGAATGTATTCGTCCACCGTCTGCATCAGCTTCAGGATCGACTGCTCGCCGATCTCCGGGTTGACGCCGTCCGTCGCCGCCTTGGCCGAACCGGCCGTGATCGGGATCTCGTCGCCCGGGAACTGGTAGCTGGAGAGCAGCTCGCGGATCTCCATCTCGACCAGCTCGAGCAGCTCGGCGTCGTCCACCAGGTCGACCTTGTTCATATAGACGACCAGCGCCGGCACGCCGACCTGACGGGCCAGCAGGATGTGCTCGCGCGTCTGCGGCATCGGGCCGTCGGCCGCCGACACCACCAGGATGGCGCCGTCCATCTGCGCCGCGCCCGTGATCATGTTCTTCACATAGTCGGCGTGGCCCGGGCAGTCGACGTGGGCGTAGTGACGGTTGGCCGTCTCATACTCGACGTGCGCCGTGTTGATGGTGATGCCGCGCGCCTTCTCTTCCGGCGCCGCGTCGATGTCCGCATACTGCATCGCCTTGCCGCCGCCCGACTTGGCC
This is a stretch of genomic DNA from Candidatus Limnocylindrales bacterium. It encodes these proteins:
- the tuf gene encoding elongation factor Tu; protein product: MAKEKFERTKPHCNIGTIGHVDHGKTTLTAAITMTLAKSGGGKAMQYADIDAAPEEKARGITINTAHVEYETANRHYAHVDCPGHADYVKNMITGAAQMDGAILVVSAADGPMPQTREHILLARQVGVPALVVYMNKVDLVDDAELLELVEMEIRELLSSYQFPGDEIPITAGSAKAATDGVNPEIGEQSILKLMQTVDEYIPQPERPVDLPFLMPVEDVFSISGRGTVVTGRVERGIVKVGEEVEIVGIRPVQKTTCTGVEMFRKLLDQGQAGDNVGVLLRGTKREDVERGQVLCKPGSITPHTKFLAEAYILTKEEGGRHTPFFTNYRPQFYFRTTDVTGIVHLKEGVEMIMPGDNAELNVELITPIAMEEKLRFAIREGGRTV